The proteins below come from a single Verrucomicrobiia bacterium genomic window:
- a CDS encoding NADH:flavin oxidoreductase/NADH oxidase has product MENTPHIFQPLTIKSVTLRNRIGVSPMCQYSSEDGFLNDWHLVHLGSRAVGGAALVIVEATAVTPEGRITPGDAGIWSDSHIEPLARVSRFVKQHGAVPGIQIAHAGRKASAALPWKGGAHLEDSSGGWKPLGPSALAFGGDLPKVPAAMTETEIAATRKSFVTAAERSLKAGCEWMELHAAHGYLFHEFLSPQSNQRTDQYGGSFENRIRFLLETTRAVRAVWPDSLPLTVRLSCTDWTTGGWDIEQTVELSKHLKAEGVDLIDCSSGGNLPKADIPLGPGYQVPLAERVRRDVGIATAAVGLITEPQQAEEIIASGKADLVLLARAFLRDPYWPMRAARTLGAPRTVLPPVQYGRAW; this is encoded by the coding sequence ATGGAAAACACGCCGCATATTTTCCAGCCGCTGACGATCAAGTCAGTCACGCTGCGCAATCGCATTGGTGTTTCACCAATGTGCCAGTATTCATCCGAGGACGGTTTCCTCAATGACTGGCATCTGGTTCATCTGGGTTCGCGCGCTGTCGGCGGAGCCGCCCTTGTCATTGTCGAAGCGACTGCAGTGACGCCTGAAGGGCGCATCACTCCCGGCGATGCCGGAATCTGGTCTGACTCGCATATTGAGCCGCTGGCTCGGGTCAGTCGATTCGTCAAGCAGCACGGCGCGGTCCCCGGAATTCAAATCGCGCATGCCGGGCGAAAGGCTTCGGCAGCACTCCCATGGAAAGGTGGCGCGCATCTTGAAGACTCGTCAGGCGGATGGAAACCGCTGGGTCCGAGCGCGCTGGCATTCGGCGGCGATTTGCCGAAGGTGCCCGCCGCGATGACGGAAACAGAAATCGCCGCCACACGGAAATCGTTCGTTACCGCCGCCGAGCGTTCGCTCAAAGCGGGTTGTGAATGGATGGAATTGCATGCGGCGCACGGCTATCTGTTTCACGAATTCCTTTCGCCGCAAAGCAACCAACGCACCGACCAATACGGCGGCAGCTTCGAGAATCGAATCCGTTTTCTCCTCGAAACAACAAGGGCCGTGCGCGCGGTTTGGCCGGATTCATTGCCGCTGACGGTCCGGCTTTCCTGCACGGATTGGACCACCGGAGGATGGGACATCGAGCAGACCGTCGAGTTGTCAAAGCACCTGAAAGCCGAAGGAGTCGATCTCATTGATTGCAGCTCGGGAGGCAACCTGCCGAAGGCCGATATTCCATTGGGACCTGGTTATCAGGTGCCGCTTGCGGAGCGGGTTCGCCGCGACGTGGGAATTGCCACTGCCGCCGTCGGGTTGATCACCGAACCGCAACAGGCGGAAGAGATCATCGCGAGCGGCAAGGCGGACCTGGTTCTGCTCGCGCGAGCGTTTCTTCGCGATCCGTATTGGCCCATGCGCGCCGCTCGGACTTTGGGCGCGCCGCGAACTGTGTTGCCCCCGGTGCAATACGGCCGAGCCTGGTAG
- a CDS encoding Fic family protein, with translation MDSVRGHNKGRGRFRTIQNWIRKPGSPIEDAAFVPPSPLQLQEHLNRWEAYWHSDAPDALIQLALLHAQFEILHPFIDGNGRIGRMVIPLFLYEKKILSRPCFYLSAFFESRRDDYIARLRALGEPGSWTRWAAFFLEGVSVQAEANTKKARAIQDLYERLKKQTLDLTHSQFAVPLLDFMFERPVFRGSEATKHPGMPSPPMVASLLGTLKTNGILHTVREGAGRRAQVLALSELINLCEGKKVF, from the coding sequence ATGGACAGCGTGCGCGGACACAACAAGGGCCGTGGCCGCTTTCGCACCATTCAAAACTGGATCCGCAAGCCGGGCAGCCCCATCGAGGACGCCGCCTTCGTGCCGCCGTCGCCGCTTCAGTTGCAGGAACACCTCAACCGCTGGGAGGCCTACTGGCATTCCGATGCGCCGGACGCGCTCATCCAACTGGCGCTCCTGCACGCCCAGTTTGAAATCCTCCATCCGTTCATTGACGGCAACGGGCGCATCGGCCGCATGGTCATCCCGCTCTTTCTTTACGAGAAAAAAATCCTGAGCCGGCCCTGCTTCTACCTGTCCGCATTTTTTGAGTCGCGGCGGGATGATTACATCGCCCGTCTGCGGGCCTTGGGTGAGCCTGGCAGTTGGACACGCTGGGCTGCTTTCTTCTTGGAAGGCGTATCCGTGCAAGCCGAGGCCAACACCAAGAAAGCCCGGGCCATCCAAGACCTTTACGAACGCCTCAAAAAGCAAACGCTCGACTTGACCCATTCCCAGTTTGCCGTCCCCTTGCTCGACTTCATGTTTGAACGGCCCGTGTTTCGAGGCAGCGAGGCCACCAAACACCCTGGCATGCCCAGCCCGCCCATGGTCGCCAGCCTGCTCGGCACGCTGAAGACCAATGGCATTCTTCACACCGTCCGCGAAGGCGCGGGCAGGCGGGCACAGGTGCTGGCGCTGTCCGAACTCATCAACCTGTGCGAGGGCAAAAAGGTTTTCTGA
- a CDS encoding Gfo/Idh/MocA family oxidoreductase, translated as MANRPLNVGLVGGGKGAFIVHPHQRAIHFDGTRRVTAGALFPDPKVALEEAANWPFPLKGYGSYDEMIAANKTLPDEEKLDYILIVTPNFVHFDPAMKAMKAGIAVFCEKPLCLNLKEANTLVKTARELNVPFAVSHTYLGHWTSRFARYIVQSGLIGEVRWVDSYYLQGWLATKLEATGQQQASWRVDPKRAGGSGCGGDIGTHALMQLRFVTGLDVTDVSAQMETFVEGRMLDDHFTIYCKLSNGGKALVRASQVCIGSKNDLGILVAGTKGSVRWSQENPESITVHLANQPDRVYWRGAVTPGDGFLPKDVPAELMAEPNIPAGHPEAFHDAFARLHRCFEADVRKWKAGKKFATDGSRYATVEDGWTGIAFIETCLKSSQKKGAWTAMPKKI; from the coding sequence ATGGCAAACCGACCACTTAATGTTGGACTCGTTGGCGGCGGCAAAGGCGCGTTCATCGTTCACCCGCATCAGCGCGCAATTCACTTCGACGGCACCCGCCGCGTCACTGCGGGCGCATTATTCCCTGATCCCAAGGTGGCATTGGAAGAAGCTGCCAACTGGCCGTTTCCGTTGAAGGGTTATGGCTCCTACGACGAAATGATCGCGGCGAACAAGACACTGCCCGACGAGGAGAAGCTGGATTACATCCTGATCGTCACGCCCAACTTCGTGCACTTCGATCCCGCAATGAAGGCGATGAAGGCCGGGATTGCTGTGTTTTGCGAAAAGCCGTTGTGCCTGAACCTGAAGGAGGCCAACACGCTCGTGAAGACCGCGCGCGAACTGAACGTTCCGTTCGCGGTGTCGCACACGTACCTCGGCCATTGGACGAGCCGGTTTGCACGCTACATCGTCCAAAGCGGCCTGATCGGCGAAGTGCGCTGGGTGGATTCCTATTATTTGCAGGGATGGCTTGCAACCAAGCTGGAGGCAACAGGGCAGCAACAGGCCTCCTGGCGCGTGGACCCTAAGCGCGCGGGCGGCTCGGGCTGCGGCGGCGATATCGGCACGCACGCGCTCATGCAGCTGCGTTTCGTCACGGGACTCGATGTCACCGACGTATCCGCGCAAATGGAAACGTTTGTTGAGGGTCGGATGCTGGACGATCACTTCACCATCTACTGCAAGCTGAGCAACGGTGGAAAGGCTCTCGTCCGTGCTTCGCAGGTCTGCATCGGCAGCAAGAACGACCTCGGCATTCTCGTCGCGGGCACAAAGGGTTCCGTGCGATGGAGCCAGGAAAATCCGGAATCCATCACCGTTCATCTTGCCAATCAACCCGATCGTGTTTATTGGCGCGGCGCTGTCACGCCCGGCGACGGTTTCCTGCCCAAGGACGTACCCGCCGAACTGATGGCCGAACCGAACATTCCCGCGGGTCATCCTGAGGCATTTCACGATGCGTTCGCCCGGCTGCATCGCTGCTTCGAAGCCGACGTTCGCAAGTGGAAGGCCGGTAAAAAATTCGCAACCGATGGTTCCAGGTATGCGACTGTGGAGGACGGCTGGACCGGAATTGCGTTCATTGAAACCTGTTTGAAGAGCAGCCAGAAAAAAGGCGCATGGACCGCCATGCCCAAGAAAATTTAA
- a CDS encoding ThuA domain-containing protein, producing the protein MKLSIAIFCAGLLLVPTFASAADAPKKLLVVTTTAGFRHSSIPTAEKVLSELAEKSKAFTVEFVRQPEGKLSAVGGPSAETRAALQEELKAPLSKLSAESLKNYDGIIFANTTGDLPIPDKEGFLAWVRSGKAFIGMHAAGDTFPKWPEFIEMVGAHFQSHGPQVGVECCVDDPTHPSTAHLGKLWPIAQEEIYLFKNYDRSRVKNLLSLEKHPNSGAAGHFPVAWTREYGQGKVFYTSLGHREDIWDADPNLRDRKNSVEVSKAYQVHILGGIYWALGLRESPMIWDKVAPAAQQF; encoded by the coding sequence ATGAAATTATCCATAGCGATCTTTTGTGCCGGGTTGTTGCTTGTGCCAACGTTTGCCAGCGCCGCTGATGCGCCCAAGAAACTGCTCGTTGTGACAACCACGGCAGGGTTTCGCCACAGCTCGATTCCAACGGCGGAAAAGGTGTTAAGCGAACTGGCAGAAAAGTCCAAGGCCTTTACTGTCGAGTTTGTTCGCCAGCCTGAAGGCAAACTCAGCGCGGTCGGTGGGCCATCGGCTGAAACGCGGGCTGCGCTGCAGGAAGAGCTGAAAGCCCCGCTTTCGAAGCTGAGTGCCGAGTCGCTGAAGAACTACGATGGCATCATCTTCGCCAACACGACAGGCGACCTTCCCATTCCAGACAAGGAAGGCTTTCTGGCCTGGGTGCGTTCCGGAAAGGCGTTCATTGGAATGCACGCCGCGGGCGACACGTTCCCGAAATGGCCGGAATTCATCGAGATGGTCGGCGCACATTTTCAAAGCCACGGACCGCAAGTCGGCGTCGAGTGCTGTGTTGATGACCCGACGCATCCATCCACCGCGCATCTCGGCAAACTCTGGCCGATCGCTCAGGAAGAGATTTACCTCTTCAAAAACTACGACCGCTCACGCGTGAAGAATTTGCTCTCCCTCGAGAAGCATCCGAATAGTGGCGCGGCAGGACATTTTCCCGTGGCCTGGACCCGCGAATACGGGCAAGGCAAGGTCTTCTACACCTCCCTCGGACATCGCGAAGATATTTGGGACGCGGATCCCAACCTGCGCGACCGCAAGAATTCCGTCGAAGTCAGCAAGGCCTACCAGGTCCACATCCTGGGCGGCATTTACTGGGCACTCGGCTTGCGCGAAAGTCCGATGATCTGGGATAAGGTTGCACCAGCCGCGCAACAATTTTGA
- a CDS encoding sugar phosphate isomerase/epimerase, producing MARPVTLFTGQWADLPLAELAPTVKQMGYDGLELACWGDHFEVDRAANEPDYVKNRWALLQQHGLNCYAISNHLVGQAVCDRIDERHQAILPPDVWGDGDPEGVRQRAAEKMKVTARAARKFFDAKPASLPGKDFPAVVNGFTGSSIWHALYAFPPTDQKFLEKGFVDFAQRWIPILNVFEKENVNFALEVHPSEIAFDVVSAHRALAAVKEHKRFGFNFDPSHFGYQGVSYVRFVREFGPRIFHAHMKDAWWGHGDGTIGVFGGHTDFCDPRRYWDFRSPGHGDINFEEVIVALNDVGYRGPLSVEWEDGRMDRFHGAAEACALIRKLDFPPSAAAFDAAFARK from the coding sequence ATGGCCAGACCAGTCACACTCTTCACTGGACAGTGGGCGGACCTCCCGCTCGCAGAACTCGCTCCCACAGTCAAACAGATGGGCTACGACGGCCTCGAGCTCGCCTGCTGGGGCGATCACTTCGAAGTCGATCGCGCTGCGAATGAACCCGATTACGTGAAGAATCGCTGGGCGCTGCTCCAGCAGCATGGCCTGAACTGTTACGCCATTTCCAATCACCTCGTCGGCCAGGCTGTGTGCGATCGCATTGACGAACGCCATCAGGCGATCCTTCCTCCTGACGTTTGGGGCGACGGCGATCCCGAAGGAGTGCGCCAGCGCGCGGCTGAGAAGATGAAAGTGACGGCCCGTGCCGCGCGCAAGTTCTTCGATGCAAAGCCAGCCAGCCTTCCCGGCAAGGATTTTCCCGCTGTCGTTAATGGCTTCACTGGATCTTCCATCTGGCACGCGCTCTACGCCTTCCCGCCCACGGACCAAAAATTTCTCGAAAAGGGTTTTGTTGATTTCGCACAACGCTGGATTCCGATCCTCAATGTGTTTGAGAAGGAGAACGTCAACTTTGCTTTGGAGGTGCATCCGAGCGAAATCGCATTCGACGTCGTTTCAGCCCATCGGGCGCTGGCTGCGGTGAAGGAACACAAGCGGTTCGGATTCAATTTCGATCCTTCGCATTTCGGGTATCAGGGCGTCAGCTACGTCCGCTTCGTGCGCGAGTTCGGTCCCCGAATTTTCCATGCGCACATGAAGGACGCTTGGTGGGGACACGGTGATGGCACGATCGGCGTCTTCGGCGGGCACACCGATTTCTGCGATCCTCGACGCTACTGGGATTTTCGCTCCCCGGGTCATGGCGACATCAACTTTGAGGAAGTCATTGTTGCGCTGAACGACGTCGGTTATCGCGGGCCGTTGTCCGTCGAATGGGAAGATGGGCGCATGGATCGATTCCACGGGGCGGCGGAAGCGTGCGCGTTGATTCGGAAGCTGGATTTCCCACCGAGCGCCGCGGCATTCGATGCCGCATTCGCGCGCAAGTAA
- the pyrE gene encoding orotate phosphoribosyltransferase, which yields MTKDEVLQVFRDTGALLEGHFILRSGLHSRQFFQCALALQQMPIVERVGGALADKVRHLNISTVVAPAMGGLVLGQEVARQLKTRFIFVEKEEGKLVLRRGFKIAPRERVLIVEDVVTKGGRVQETIDIVRSHQGELAAISAAVDRSNGKVDFGVPFISLLSLAVEAFEPDKLPPDLASTPAIKPGSK from the coding sequence ATGACGAAAGACGAAGTGCTTCAGGTTTTCCGCGACACGGGCGCCCTGCTCGAAGGTCATTTCATCCTGCGCAGCGGCTTGCACAGCCGCCAGTTCTTCCAATGCGCCCTGGCGTTGCAGCAGATGCCGATTGTGGAACGGGTCGGAGGCGCACTGGCCGACAAGGTTCGTCATTTGAACATCTCCACTGTGGTCGCGCCTGCCATGGGCGGATTGGTCCTGGGCCAGGAAGTGGCGCGGCAGTTGAAGACGCGGTTCATTTTCGTCGAGAAGGAGGAAGGCAAACTCGTGTTGCGGCGCGGATTCAAGATCGCGCCGCGCGAACGCGTCCTGATTGTGGAAGATGTCGTGACCAAGGGCGGCCGCGTCCAGGAAACGATCGACATTGTCCGCAGCCATCAGGGCGAACTGGCTGCCATTTCCGCTGCTGTCGATCGATCGAACGGCAAAGTGGATTTCGGCGTTCCGTTCATCAGCCTCCTTTCGCTGGCCGTCGAAGCATTTGAACCCGACAAACTCCCGCCCGATCTCGCGTCGACGCCCGCCATCAAGCCCGGCAGCAAGTGA
- a CDS encoding DUF1080 domain-containing protein — protein MKTAYLAILVCLAAGAHCAIAAPAKPMETIVNGVAGFKDTPLIPNTQWHVHDPERPQPPVVKPASLVTEKPTAIPPSDAIVLFDGSDLSKWRDKDGNAAAWKLGDGGVTAAKGDIFTREEFGDVQLHLEFATPSVVKGTGQGRGNSGVFLMGRYEIQILDCYENLTYADGTIGAIYGQYPPLVNACRPPGQWQTYDILFTAPRFEANGTLKSPAYVTALLNGVLVQNHQSLMGPTGWRAVAKYTQHPATGPISLQDHGNPTRFRNIWVRRLEPAKQ, from the coding sequence ATGAAAACCGCGTACCTCGCCATCCTCGTGTGCCTGGCTGCCGGCGCACATTGCGCCATTGCCGCGCCAGCAAAGCCTATGGAAACCATTGTGAACGGCGTTGCCGGATTCAAGGACACCCCGCTGATCCCCAACACGCAGTGGCATGTCCATGATCCGGAGCGCCCGCAGCCGCCTGTCGTCAAACCTGCCTCGCTCGTCACAGAGAAACCCACGGCCATCCCGCCCTCCGATGCCATCGTGCTGTTCGACGGCTCGGATCTTTCCAAATGGCGCGACAAGGACGGAAATGCGGCCGCCTGGAAACTCGGCGACGGCGGGGTGACTGCGGCCAAAGGAGACATATTCACCCGCGAGGAATTCGGTGATGTCCAATTGCACCTGGAATTCGCAACCCCAAGCGTCGTCAAGGGCACTGGCCAGGGCCGCGGCAACAGCGGAGTTTTCCTGATGGGCCGCTATGAAATCCAGATCCTGGATTGTTATGAGAACCTCACTTATGCCGACGGAACCATCGGCGCCATCTATGGCCAGTATCCGCCCTTGGTTAATGCCTGCCGTCCTCCTGGCCAATGGCAGACATACGACATCCTATTCACGGCGCCGCGCTTCGAGGCGAACGGAACTTTGAAATCACCCGCGTATGTCACCGCTCTGCTGAACGGCGTGCTCGTTCAGAATCATCAGAGCCTCATGGGACCGACCGGATGGCGCGCCGTCGCGAAGTATACCCAGCATCCTGCGACGGGCCCGATCTCCCTCCAGGACCACGGCAACCCCACTCGTTTCAGAAACATCTGGGTCAGGCGGCTTGAACCGGCAAAACAGTAG
- a CDS encoding MFS transporter, with the protein MNNRHDKILFWGCFIALITTSYAFISRMILSGGRFVTDFGLDKVAVGELQGAGIWPFGVSIILFSLFIDKIGYKVAMIFSFLCYVIYTGMAIAAYGAIHGATGDALAAAQKQGYSLLYWGSIILALGNGAVEAYINPIVATMFNKDKAKWLNILHAGWPGGLVIGGLCTIALATNPDWRITLGLILIPAVIFFLMLIGLKFPRSEREQAGVGYVEMLKELGAFGALVGFGLVIAQVGQVFAWDTKLVWILIAIVVIAFAVITKSFGRPFLAFLIIIMMPLATTELGTDGWITSLMEAPMLAAGHNPAWVLVYTSAVMMILRFSAGPLIHKMSPLGLLATCSVLAIAGLTALSKTNNAGMAAIFAAATLYGIGKSFFWPTMLGLTSEQCPKGGALTLNAMGGIGMLAVGILGAPFIGYLQETSATQKLAMADPALHQSVTKESRYLLGTYHAVDPVKADAVADPAAKATINTAVTEGKFSALGKMALFPAFMLACYIALILYFKSRGGYKPVVLVENPTTARPA; encoded by the coding sequence ATGAACAACCGCCACGACAAAATCCTCTTCTGGGGATGCTTCATCGCGCTCATCACCACTTCCTACGCGTTCATCAGCCGAATGATTCTCTCCGGCGGACGGTTCGTCACGGATTTCGGCCTCGACAAAGTTGCGGTCGGCGAGCTGCAGGGCGCCGGCATCTGGCCGTTCGGCGTGAGCATCATTCTGTTCAGCCTGTTCATTGACAAGATTGGATACAAGGTCGCCATGATCTTTTCGTTCCTGTGCTATGTGATCTACACAGGCATGGCGATCGCGGCGTACGGCGCGATTCACGGCGCGACCGGCGATGCGCTCGCCGCGGCGCAAAAGCAGGGTTACAGCCTGCTCTACTGGGGCAGCATTATCCTTGCGCTGGGCAATGGAGCGGTGGAGGCGTACATCAACCCGATCGTGGCCACGATGTTCAACAAGGACAAGGCGAAGTGGCTGAACATCCTGCACGCAGGATGGCCCGGCGGTTTGGTGATCGGAGGTTTGTGCACGATCGCGCTGGCAACCAATCCCGACTGGCGCATTACGCTGGGCTTGATCCTGATTCCAGCGGTTATTTTCTTCTTGATGCTGATCGGGCTTAAGTTTCCGCGCAGCGAACGCGAGCAGGCGGGCGTTGGGTACGTGGAAATGCTCAAGGAACTGGGGGCTTTTGGCGCACTGGTCGGATTCGGCCTCGTGATTGCGCAGGTTGGCCAGGTCTTTGCCTGGGACACAAAGCTGGTTTGGATTCTGATCGCGATTGTGGTGATAGCGTTCGCGGTGATCACGAAATCATTCGGCCGGCCGTTCCTGGCATTTTTGATCATCATCATGATGCCACTGGCCACGACAGAGCTTGGCACGGACGGATGGATCACGTCGCTCATGGAGGCGCCCATGCTGGCCGCGGGTCACAATCCGGCGTGGGTTCTCGTTTACACATCGGCCGTCATGATGATCCTGCGCTTCTCGGCTGGGCCGTTGATCCACAAGATGTCACCGTTAGGATTGCTTGCGACCTGCTCGGTGCTCGCGATCGCGGGCCTCACGGCACTGTCCAAAACCAATAATGCGGGGATGGCAGCGATCTTCGCGGCTGCCACGCTATATGGCATCGGCAAGAGTTTCTTCTGGCCGACGATGCTTGGATTGACATCCGAACAATGTCCAAAAGGGGGCGCTTTGACGCTGAATGCGATGGGAGGAATCGGAATGCTGGCAGTCGGGATTCTCGGCGCGCCGTTCATCGGTTACTTGCAGGAAACTTCTGCCACGCAAAAATTGGCGATGGCAGATCCTGCGTTGCATCAAAGCGTGACGAAGGAAAGTCGTTATCTCCTGGGCACCTACCACGCGGTTGATCCCGTGAAAGCCGACGCTGTTGCGGATCCTGCGGCCAAGGCGACGATCAATACCGCCGTGACGGAGGGGAAATTTTCAGCGCTTGGAAAGATGGCGCTGTTTCCCGCGTTCATGCTGGCGTGCTATATCGCCCTGATCCTCTACTTCAAGTCTCGCGGCGGATACAAACCCGTCGTCCTGGTGGAGAATCCGACGACGGCCCGACCAGCCTGA